In Polyangiaceae bacterium, a genomic segment contains:
- a CDS encoding M23 family metallopeptidase: MKTRTRMGWMTLGMSLSLASCAAGTSYDGESGAAGAGSSSIEGAGNYPGGSLPGASCSQVKVTTSGADLNVRPTPDTSGAPVGSLANGTVVDVLSETDGEAVNGMSKWYEIQSGTLEGYVSAAYAVCAPTVTEDVQFYLPFKCGFTTTISQGNGGTTSHGVGKKTEFAFDFRAPADTPIMAMADGVVAHVFDETVPGDPCYLGGGAECYAYANLVVLRHADGTTTLYKHLNGVRVAVGDSVVRGERIGRSGTTGQSTGPHLHLMRQEDCGQANCQSIPMKFEDVPGSGVPADEQEVTSGNCK, from the coding sequence ATGAAGACTCGCACTCGCATGGGCTGGATGACTCTGGGCATGTCGCTGTCACTCGCGAGCTGCGCCGCCGGTACGTCGTACGACGGCGAAAGCGGCGCCGCAGGCGCAGGCTCGAGCAGCATCGAGGGCGCCGGCAACTACCCCGGCGGTAGTCTCCCCGGCGCCAGCTGCAGCCAGGTGAAGGTCACCACGTCCGGCGCGGACCTCAACGTCCGTCCGACGCCCGATACCAGTGGCGCCCCCGTCGGCTCGCTCGCGAATGGCACTGTGGTGGACGTGCTCTCCGAAACCGACGGCGAGGCCGTCAACGGCATGAGCAAGTGGTACGAGATCCAGTCAGGAACGCTCGAGGGATACGTCTCGGCGGCCTACGCGGTCTGCGCACCCACGGTGACCGAAGACGTCCAGTTCTACCTGCCCTTCAAGTGCGGCTTCACCACCACGATCAGCCAAGGTAACGGCGGTACGACCAGCCACGGGGTCGGCAAGAAGACCGAGTTCGCCTTCGATTTTCGCGCCCCGGCGGACACGCCGATCATGGCCATGGCCGACGGCGTCGTCGCGCACGTCTTCGACGAAACGGTTCCGGGTGACCCCTGTTACTTGGGGGGCGGCGCGGAGTGCTACGCCTACGCCAACCTGGTCGTTCTTCGCCACGCCGACGGTACGACGACCTTGTACAAGCACCTCAACGGGGTGCGCGTTGCGGTGGGCGATTCGGTCGTTCGTGGGGAACGCATCGGCCGGTCGGGCACGACGGGGCAGTCGACCGGGCCGCACTTGCACCTGATGCGTCAGGAGGACTGCGGCCAAGCCAACTGCCAGTCGATCCCGATGAAGTTCGAAGACGTTCCCGGCTCCGGTGTGCCTGCCGACGAGCAGGAAGTGACGAGCGGCAACTGCAAATAG
- a CDS encoding amino acid permease: MSDDKIGLWSVVAIGVGGMVGGGIFAVLGLAVQLAHGGTPIAFLVAGMVALVTAHSYARLSVRYQSQGGTVVFVDRAFGRDLLTGSLNTLLWVSYVVMLALYAFAFGSYGATFFPGSGIITRHLIISAGILIPTALNMLAASIIGKAETWVVAIKVTILVGFVAVGLTGVDPSNLAPSEWAAPVPLVAGGMIIFLAYEGFELIANAAEDVKDPKKTLPRAFYVTVGFVIVLYMLVAGVAVGSLSVDKIVEAKDYALAEAAKPVLGQAGFSIISAAAVLSTFSAINATLYGSARLSYTIAKEGELPEILEKNIWNKPLEGLLITSALSLLLANLADLSSISMMGSAGFLLIFAAVNAAAVRLSSEIGGHRWISILGVVLCAAAFGALVWQTIREHPSHLAVLGGMLVLAFGVELGYRELRDRKLSL, from the coding sequence ATGAGCGACGACAAGATCGGACTCTGGTCCGTCGTGGCCATCGGCGTGGGCGGCATGGTGGGCGGCGGGATCTTCGCCGTGCTCGGCCTCGCGGTGCAGCTCGCTCACGGCGGTACACCCATCGCCTTTCTCGTCGCAGGTATGGTCGCGTTGGTGACGGCGCACTCCTACGCGCGACTCTCCGTCCGCTATCAGAGTCAGGGCGGTACCGTGGTGTTCGTCGATCGCGCCTTTGGTCGGGATCTGCTCACGGGCAGCCTGAACACGCTGCTTTGGGTGAGCTACGTCGTGATGCTGGCGCTGTATGCCTTCGCCTTTGGCAGCTACGGCGCGACGTTCTTTCCCGGCTCCGGCATCATTACCCGCCATCTGATCATCAGCGCCGGCATCTTGATCCCCACGGCGCTCAACATGTTGGCCGCGTCCATCATCGGCAAGGCGGAAACGTGGGTGGTGGCCATCAAGGTCACCATCTTGGTGGGCTTCGTGGCGGTGGGCCTGACGGGTGTGGATCCATCGAACCTGGCGCCTTCGGAGTGGGCGGCGCCGGTGCCGCTGGTGGCCGGCGGCATGATCATCTTCCTGGCCTACGAGGGCTTCGAGCTGATCGCGAACGCCGCCGAAGACGTGAAGGACCCCAAGAAGACGCTGCCGCGAGCGTTCTACGTCACCGTCGGCTTCGTCATCGTGCTCTACATGTTGGTCGCCGGCGTGGCGGTGGGCTCGCTGTCCGTCGACAAGATCGTAGAAGCGAAAGACTACGCGCTGGCGGAGGCCGCCAAGCCGGTGCTCGGCCAAGCGGGCTTCTCCATCATCAGTGCCGCCGCAGTGCTCAGCACGTTCTCGGCCATCAACGCCACCCTCTACGGTTCTGCGCGCCTCAGCTACACCATCGCCAAGGAAGGCGAGCTTCCCGAGATCCTGGAGAAGAACATCTGGAACAAGCCGCTCGAGGGTTTGCTCATCACCTCCGCGCTCTCGCTGTTGCTCGCCAACCTGGCGGATCTTTCGAGCATCTCCATGATGGGCAGCGCGGGGTTCTTGCTGATCTTCGCGGCGGTCAACGCCGCAGCCGTGCGGCTGTCGTCGGAGATCGGCGGGCACCGCTGGATTTCCATCCTAGGGGTGGTGCTGTGCGCTGCGGCTTTCGGCGCTCTGGTGTGGCAGACGATCCGCGAGCATCCGAGCCACCTGGCGGTGCTCGGAGGCATGCTGGTGCTCGCGTTCGGCGTGGAGCTCGGCTACCGCGAGCTGCGCGATCGCAAGTTGTCCCTGTGA
- a CDS encoding DEAD/DEAH box helicase produces MPKTDSGFATLALRPELIRTLGGLGYEEPTPIQEQAIPPLLEGRDLIGQAATGTGKTAAFALPILERLAELGPKRETPTALILVPTRELAMQVAEAIHRYGRFLPASVLPVYGGQAYGPQLGALRRGVDVVVATPGRALDHVRRGTLVLERMAVVVLDEADEMLDMGFAEDIETLLSATPEERQTVLFSATMPARIGRIAKRFLRDPVHIQIETKLPKGEAPKVEQRAYVVQRAYKQAALSRVLDVESPDKALIFCRTRNEVDALTETLRSRGYRAEALHGGLSQTQRDRVLAKLRRGGSDLVVATDVAARGLDIEELSHVVNFDAPPAVESYTHRIGRVGRAGREGVAITLVEPREHRLLRDFERATRQKIRVAPVPTIADLRARRLELTRASLREALLEGDLDGFRVVVESLAEEFDLFDIAAAGVKLVHQASGGDAEPSEEIPAVRMDRDRPTPKARAPKERGFKSAGPMTKLFVGVGRRAGVRPADLVGAIAGESGISGRAIGAIEIGERSSLVEISASDARTVIEALGGAHIKGKKVVVRLYKGTATRSVKRKHSS; encoded by the coding sequence ATGCCGAAGACCGACTCGGGTTTCGCTACCCTCGCGCTCCGTCCGGAGCTGATTCGCACTCTCGGTGGGCTCGGCTACGAAGAGCCGACGCCGATCCAGGAGCAGGCCATCCCGCCGCTCTTGGAGGGACGGGATCTGATCGGCCAGGCCGCAACGGGCACGGGCAAGACGGCGGCCTTCGCGCTGCCCATCTTGGAGCGCCTGGCGGAGCTCGGGCCCAAGCGAGAGACGCCCACGGCGTTGATCCTGGTGCCCACGCGGGAGCTCGCCATGCAGGTGGCGGAAGCCATCCACCGCTATGGGCGATTTCTGCCCGCGTCGGTGCTGCCGGTGTACGGCGGGCAGGCGTACGGGCCGCAGCTCGGCGCTTTGCGGCGCGGGGTGGATGTGGTGGTGGCCACGCCGGGGCGCGCTCTCGATCACGTGCGGCGCGGCACCCTGGTGCTCGAGCGCATGGCGGTGGTGGTGCTCGACGAAGCCGACGAGATGCTGGACATGGGCTTCGCCGAGGACATCGAGACGCTGCTCTCCGCCACGCCGGAGGAGCGGCAGACGGTGCTGTTCTCGGCCACCATGCCGGCGCGCATCGGTCGCATCGCCAAGCGCTTCTTGCGGGATCCGGTGCACATCCAGATCGAGACCAAGCTGCCCAAGGGTGAGGCGCCCAAGGTGGAGCAGCGCGCGTACGTGGTGCAGCGCGCCTACAAGCAAGCTGCGCTCAGCCGCGTGCTGGACGTGGAGAGCCCGGACAAGGCGCTGATCTTCTGTCGCACCCGCAACGAGGTGGACGCGCTCACGGAAACCCTGCGTTCCAGGGGCTATCGCGCGGAGGCGCTGCACGGCGGGCTGTCTCAGACCCAACGCGATCGGGTGCTCGCCAAGCTCCGCCGCGGTGGCTCGGATCTGGTCGTGGCCACGGACGTGGCGGCGCGCGGGCTGGACATCGAGGAGCTCAGCCACGTGGTGAACTTCGACGCGCCGCCGGCGGTGGAGTCGTACACCCATCGCATAGGGCGCGTGGGCCGTGCCGGCCGCGAAGGTGTGGCGATCACCTTGGTGGAGCCCCGCGAGCATCGCCTGCTGCGGGACTTCGAGCGCGCCACGCGGCAGAAGATCCGCGTCGCGCCGGTGCCCACCATCGCCGACCTGCGGGCGCGGCGCCTCGAGCTCACTCGCGCCTCGCTGCGGGAGGCGTTGCTCGAAGGCGATCTGGACGGCTTCCGCGTGGTGGTGGAGTCCTTGGCGGAGGAGTTCGACCTGTTCGACATCGCAGCCGCCGGAGTGAAGCTCGTGCACCAGGCGAGCGGCGGCGACGCCGAGCCCTCGGAAGAGATCCCGGCGGTGCGCATGGACCGCGATCGCCCCACGCCCAAGGCGCGCGCCCCCAAGGAGCGCGGCTTCAAGAGCGCCGGACCGATGACGAAGCTGTTCGTCGGTGTGGGTCGCCGCGCAGGCGTTCGCCCGGCAGATCTGGTCGGTGCCATCGCGGGGGAATCCGGGATCAGCGGGCGCGCCATTGGCGCCATCGAGATCGGCGAACGCTCCAGCCTGGTGGAGATTTCGGCCAGCGACGCGCGCACCGTGATCGAGGCGCTCGGGGGCGCGCACATCAAGGGCAAGAAGGTCGTCGTGCGGCTCTACAAGGGGACCGCAACTCGCAGTGTTAAGCGTAAACACAGCAGTTAA
- a CDS encoding STAS/SEC14 domain-containing protein — translation MMNLGMEHGIAVLHVSGLLAKSDYAEVLPQLEHQIESQDKPRVMVVLDEFHGWTPSGLLEELRFDVRHREDLEKVAVVGEHALEEIGTKITRAFFSGEVRYFDKQRRAEAERWIQS, via the coding sequence ATGATGAATCTCGGAATGGAGCACGGCATTGCGGTGCTTCACGTATCGGGACTTCTGGCCAAGAGCGACTACGCGGAGGTCCTGCCGCAGCTCGAGCACCAGATCGAATCGCAAGACAAGCCGCGCGTGATGGTGGTGCTCGACGAATTTCACGGTTGGACACCATCCGGTTTGCTGGAGGAGCTGAGATTCGACGTGCGACACCGCGAAGATCTCGAAAAGGTCGCGGTCGTCGGGGAGCATGCGCTCGAAGAGATCGGAACCAAGATCACACGCGCCTTCTTTTCCGGCGAGGTGCGCTATTTCGACAAGCAACGACGAGCCGAAGCGGAGCGGTGGATCCAGTCGTGA
- a CDS encoding murein L,D-transpeptidase catalytic domain family protein, with protein sequence MRFPFQAGVGVALLLGLATGCGGTPTDGEDVAAAPSSLDISVFSLPPSGVAERAAIVGKYPALDPTGIVPRGLLEDAIAFFDVNKPYIPKQQYFVVVDFAPYSGKDRFFVVDLNTGAVEPHKVAHGDGTDPNNDGYADVFSNTPGSHMSSLGFYLTAEIYNGTHPHSMRVDGLSPDGSPNGMANTNVRDRLIVVHEASYVSDANTSQQGRSNGCFALDPAIENAFVQKVQNGTLMYAATSPLNPPVGAGGGAGAGGGGGSGGGGAICSPPDCSSCGNCYAQCLCAGIRNPAECAQSCGLDGTGGAAGGTGTGGAAGGEPVSCTFPACTGCGSCQEQCLCEGTDAATCTQTCANEPTPPAAQSPAASADSGSCGAASVVGSDPATHGIGAFFAALALALFGRRRRH encoded by the coding sequence ATGCGCTTTCCGTTCCAAGCCGGTGTGGGGGTGGCGTTGCTCCTGGGTTTGGCCACGGGCTGTGGAGGAACGCCAACGGATGGCGAAGACGTGGCGGCGGCGCCGTCGTCTCTGGACATCTCGGTGTTCAGCTTGCCGCCCTCGGGCGTGGCCGAGCGCGCGGCGATCGTCGGCAAGTACCCCGCGCTGGATCCCACCGGCATCGTCCCCCGCGGCCTGCTGGAAGACGCGATCGCGTTCTTCGACGTCAACAAGCCGTACATCCCGAAGCAGCAGTACTTCGTCGTCGTGGACTTCGCGCCGTATTCCGGCAAGGACCGCTTCTTCGTCGTGGATCTGAACACGGGCGCGGTGGAGCCACACAAGGTGGCGCACGGCGACGGCACGGACCCCAACAACGACGGTTACGCGGACGTGTTCAGCAACACGCCGGGGTCACACATGAGCTCTCTCGGGTTCTACCTGACGGCCGAGATCTACAACGGCACCCATCCGCACTCGATGCGCGTCGATGGTCTGTCGCCGGATGGCAGTCCGAACGGGATGGCGAACACCAACGTGCGCGATCGGCTGATCGTGGTGCACGAGGCGTCTTACGTGAGCGACGCCAACACGAGTCAGCAAGGGCGGAGCAACGGCTGCTTTGCCCTGGACCCCGCCATCGAGAACGCCTTCGTACAGAAGGTCCAGAACGGCACCCTGATGTATGCGGCCACCTCGCCGCTGAACCCACCGGTTGGCGCCGGCGGCGGAGCGGGCGCCGGCGGCGGGGGCGGTAGCGGTGGAGGCGGGGCCATCTGCAGTCCTCCCGACTGCTCGAGCTGCGGCAACTGCTACGCCCAGTGCCTGTGCGCCGGCATTCGCAATCCGGCGGAGTGCGCTCAGAGCTGTGGTCTGGACGGGACCGGTGGCGCGGCGGGCGGCACCGGCACCGGCGGCGCGGCGGGCGGCGAGCCCGTGAGCTGCACCTTCCCGGCGTGCACCGGCTGCGGCTCGTGCCAGGAACAGTGCCTGTGCGAAGGAACGGACGCGGCCACCTGCACCCAGACCTGCGCCAACGAGCCCACGCCCCCCGCGGCGCAGAGTCCCGCGGCGTCTGCCGACAGCGGCTCGTGCGGCGCGGCGAGCGTCGTCGGCTCGGATCCCGCAACGCACGGAATCGGCGCGTTCTTCGCCGCTCTCGCCCTCGCGCTGTTCGGCCGTCGTCGGCGACACTGA
- a CDS encoding sigma 54-interacting transcriptional regulator, translating into MPKRGGCTNELNVAEGSEERLSGVAPETLLDNVLATMPGGLFSVDTKGRITSWNRAMEQMTGFGAQEVLGKDCSILDSDTCSGVACGTSSDPVCPLYDQGHITDRRCRIRRRDGTWLSVLKNARVMRDEQGHLLGGIEVVTDLSQVESLEDQLATARREAVGNARFGRLMGRHPTMQRLYELVELAGRSNASVLLQGETGTGKELVARAVFEASNRADRPFVRVSCAALTETLLESELFGHVRGAFTGAIASRIGRFEAANGGTVFLDEIGDISPAVQTKLLRVLQEKEFERVGDNRPIKVDVRFIAATNCDLSSACASGNFRRDLFYRLAVIPIQLPSLRERRDDIPMLVDYFLERLNRSQNRSIRGVEPAAMQLITSYTWPGNVRELENAIEYAFAVTRGDTITRDCLPAHLSDNPHPLPSSTPCARRGARTPSKERLREVLHLHEGNRTRAAEYFGVSRVTLWKWLKRSGIDGA; encoded by the coding sequence ATGCCGAAGCGTGGCGGCTGCACGAACGAGCTCAACGTTGCGGAGGGGAGCGAGGAGCGGCTCTCCGGCGTAGCGCCGGAAACGTTGCTCGACAACGTGCTCGCGACCATGCCCGGTGGTCTGTTCTCCGTGGATACGAAAGGCCGCATCACCAGCTGGAACCGCGCCATGGAGCAGATGACGGGCTTCGGCGCCCAAGAAGTGCTCGGCAAAGATTGCTCCATCCTCGACAGCGACACCTGCTCCGGGGTCGCCTGCGGAACCTCGAGCGATCCGGTGTGCCCGCTGTACGACCAGGGTCACATCACGGATCGCCGTTGCCGCATTCGTCGGCGGGACGGCACCTGGCTGTCCGTGCTCAAGAATGCCCGCGTGATGCGCGACGAGCAGGGACACCTGCTCGGCGGCATCGAAGTGGTGACGGACCTGAGCCAGGTGGAGTCCTTGGAGGATCAGCTGGCCACGGCGCGGCGCGAAGCCGTCGGCAACGCCCGCTTCGGTCGCCTCATGGGTCGTCATCCCACCATGCAGCGTCTGTACGAGCTGGTGGAGCTCGCCGGACGCAGCAACGCAAGCGTGCTGCTCCAGGGGGAGACCGGCACCGGCAAGGAGCTGGTGGCGCGCGCCGTGTTCGAGGCCAGCAATCGCGCCGACCGCCCCTTCGTGCGCGTGAGCTGCGCCGCGCTCACGGAAACGCTCTTGGAGAGCGAGCTGTTCGGCCACGTGCGCGGCGCCTTCACCGGCGCCATCGCCTCCCGCATCGGCCGCTTCGAGGCCGCCAACGGGGGCACGGTATTTTTGGACGAGATTGGCGACATCTCCCCCGCGGTGCAGACCAAGCTCCTACGCGTGCTGCAAGAGAAGGAGTTCGAGCGCGTGGGCGACAACCGCCCGATCAAGGTCGACGTTCGCTTCATTGCAGCCACCAACTGCGACTTGAGCTCGGCCTGCGCCAGCGGCAACTTCCGCCGCGACCTCTTCTATCGTCTGGCGGTGATCCCGATCCAGCTCCCCTCCTTGCGCGAGCGCCGGGACGACATCCCCATGCTCGTGGACTACTTCCTCGAGCGGCTGAATCGCAGTCAGAACCGCTCCATTCGCGGAGTGGAGCCGGCGGCCATGCAGCTCATCACCAGCTACACTTGGCCGGGCAACGTGCGGGAGCTCGAGAACGCCATCGAGTACGCCTTCGCCGTGACCCGCGGCGACACCATCACCCGGGATTGCCTGCCCGCGCACCTGTCGGACAATCCGCACCCCCTGCCTTCCAGCACGCCGTGCGCGCGCCGCGGTGCGCGTACCCCGAGCAAGGAACGTTTGCGCGAGGTGCTGCACCTGCACGAGGGCAACCGCACCCGCGCCGCCGAGTACTTCGGGGTGAGCCGCGTCACGCTGTGGAAGTGGCTCAAACGGTCGGGCATCGACGGCGCGTAG